A genomic region of Luteolibacter arcticus contains the following coding sequences:
- the mraY gene encoding phospho-N-acetylmuramoyl-pentapeptide-transferase, whose product MLYWIYEWWKAAFEAEKGRGVQEWAHTFSFLNLLGYITFRAALGCVLAFLLSIFAGPRVIRRLISLKVGQPIRTAEEVHKLAELHGGKVGTPTMGGVLIIGSVLISVLVCAQPLNPFVAVCSCTMAALGLLGFCDDYKKVKQKKSDGVSARTKLFWQLVVALVAACFIYFKKEISGYGASPDELAKNLAGFRLGDQSISIGTICFPLFKTGIIDLGFLVIPFFAAIIIGCSNAVNLTDGLDGLATGCTITVALAYASLAYLAGHFYMAAEYLVVPYNRYIGELAVLLLALAGAGFGFLWFNCHPAKVFMGDTGSLAIGGALGTAAICVKQELLLVIIGGVFVMEAMSVMLQVGSFKLRRKRIFAMAPIHHHFELRGWHESQVIIRFWIISIMLALFGLALLKIA is encoded by the coding sequence ATGCTTTACTGGATCTACGAATGGTGGAAGGCCGCGTTCGAGGCGGAGAAGGGGAGAGGTGTCCAGGAGTGGGCACACACCTTCTCATTCCTCAATCTGCTCGGCTACATCACCTTTCGTGCTGCGCTCGGGTGCGTGCTGGCTTTCTTGCTTAGCATTTTCGCCGGGCCGCGGGTGATCCGCCGGTTGATCTCGCTGAAAGTCGGCCAGCCGATCCGCACCGCGGAGGAAGTCCATAAGCTCGCCGAGTTGCATGGTGGCAAGGTCGGGACGCCCACGATGGGCGGCGTGCTAATCATCGGGTCGGTATTGATCTCGGTCCTCGTCTGCGCCCAGCCGCTCAATCCCTTCGTGGCCGTCTGCTCCTGCACGATGGCGGCGCTCGGGCTGCTCGGCTTCTGCGACGACTACAAGAAGGTGAAACAGAAGAAGTCGGATGGCGTCAGCGCACGGACCAAGCTCTTCTGGCAGCTCGTCGTGGCCCTCGTCGCCGCGTGCTTCATCTATTTCAAGAAGGAGATCAGCGGCTATGGTGCGTCGCCGGACGAACTCGCGAAGAACCTGGCCGGCTTCCGCCTCGGCGACCAATCCATCAGCATCGGGACGATTTGCTTCCCGCTTTTCAAGACGGGCATCATCGACCTCGGCTTCCTGGTCATTCCTTTCTTCGCCGCGATCATTATCGGCTGCTCGAATGCGGTGAATCTGACCGACGGTCTCGATGGCCTCGCCACCGGTTGCACGATCACGGTGGCGCTCGCCTACGCCAGCCTCGCCTACCTCGCCGGGCACTTTTACATGGCTGCCGAGTACCTCGTCGTTCCCTACAACCGCTATATCGGGGAACTCGCGGTGCTGTTGCTCGCCTTGGCCGGCGCGGGCTTCGGTTTTCTATGGTTCAATTGCCACCCGGCGAAGGTCTTCATGGGTGATACCGGTTCGCTGGCCATCGGCGGTGCGCTCGGGACCGCGGCCATCTGCGTGAAGCAGGAACTGCTGCTCGTCATCATCGGCGGTGTCTTCGTGATGGAGGCCATGTCGGTAATGCTGCAGGTCGGCAGCTTCAAGCTCCGCAGGAAGCGCATCTTCGCGATGGCGCCCATTCACCACCACTTCGAACTTCGCGGCTGGCATGAGAGCCAGGTGATCATCCGCTTCTGGATCATCTCCATCATGCTCGCGCTGTTCGGACTCGCCCTGCTCAAGATCGCCTGA
- a CDS encoding FtsW/RodA/SpoVE family cell cycle protein — translation MNRSASILLCTAVAALVALGLVMLTSTGAWVKSAATPYAFVIDQSKYAVIGLIGAVIASRLDPIWLRRGWPWALGLVCVLLVLCFVPGVARPELGANRWIYFPGIGRFQPSELAKVVALIAMAGWFARWQTEVHTFWRGFILPGMLIGLPTGLIAIETDVGSALALSVAAGALFFCVGTRLLYLVPTALTGMIGASWYIWSDPVRRTRIEAWLDLEAHQQGKGQQQWRALLAFGNGGPDGVGLGNGSEKFGTLTYAYSDFIFPVVGEELGLAFTLGTVLCYVFIAVCGCSIAIRASNLFDRCLALGMTCVLAVPAIVNIAVTTAALPNDGLPLPFVSHGGTSLMICLGAVGLLCGIHRRSYVMHESAEPVVGAKVYAVKL, via the coding sequence ATGAATCGCAGCGCCTCCATTCTCCTCTGCACCGCCGTAGCCGCGCTCGTGGCGCTCGGGCTGGTGATGCTCACCAGCACCGGAGCCTGGGTGAAAAGCGCGGCGACGCCGTATGCCTTCGTCATCGACCAATCGAAGTATGCAGTGATCGGTCTCATAGGTGCCGTGATTGCATCACGGCTCGATCCGATCTGGCTGCGCCGTGGCTGGCCATGGGCACTCGGCCTTGTCTGCGTGCTGCTGGTGCTCTGCTTCGTTCCCGGCGTCGCCCGGCCTGAGCTCGGTGCGAATCGCTGGATTTACTTCCCCGGCATCGGCCGCTTCCAGCCCTCCGAGTTGGCGAAGGTGGTAGCGCTCATTGCGATGGCCGGCTGGTTTGCCCGCTGGCAGACGGAGGTGCACACCTTTTGGCGCGGTTTTATTCTGCCCGGCATGCTGATTGGCTTGCCCACCGGCTTGATCGCGATCGAGACCGACGTGGGCTCGGCGCTGGCGCTCTCCGTCGCGGCGGGTGCGCTGTTCTTCTGCGTGGGCACGCGGTTGCTCTATCTGGTGCCCACCGCACTCACCGGCATGATCGGTGCCTCGTGGTACATCTGGTCGGACCCGGTGCGGCGGACCCGTATCGAGGCGTGGCTTGATCTCGAAGCCCACCAGCAGGGAAAGGGCCAGCAGCAGTGGCGCGCCTTGCTCGCCTTCGGCAATGGCGGTCCCGATGGCGTCGGCCTCGGGAATGGCTCGGAGAAATTCGGCACGCTGACCTACGCTTACAGCGACTTCATCTTCCCGGTGGTGGGTGAAGAACTGGGCCTCGCGTTTACGCTGGGGACCGTCTTGTGCTATGTGTTCATCGCGGTCTGCGGCTGCTCGATCGCGATCCGCGCCTCGAATCTCTTCGACCGCTGCCTTGCGCTTGGAATGACCTGTGTGCTGGCGGTGCCCGCAATCGTGAACATCGCTGTGACGACGGCCGCGCTGCCGAACGACGGCCTGCCGCTGCCCTTCGTGAGCCACGGCGGCACCAGCCTGATGATCTGCCTCGGCGCGGTGGGGCTGCTTTGCGGGATCCATCGCCGCTCGTACGTCATGCACGAGAGCGCCGAGCCGGTGGTGGGTGCGAAGGTGTATGCGGTGAAGCTGTGA
- the murD gene encoding UDP-N-acetylmuramoyl-L-alanine--D-glutamate ligase, which translates to MTLSGKSVVVLGAGRSGRAAAALALREGAEVHVHDAAFSIEGMPAGVHVHPGASVEKGGAVKCELLVISPGIDTYGPLVAAYSAGAAETIGETEFGYRYYEGRIIGITGTNGKTTTTELVERILKAGGYDAAPCGNYGHPLCEIVLREPMPNAVSLELSSFQLETIHDFRPDVSIWLNFAPDHMDRYPTVQAYFDAKFRIFMNQNADDTAIVRTGENLPGIKPKVVTFSTEDPQADWFSDGRRISRRGVEVLDLEVSTRMRGLHNAENAMAAIAACEAIGISLEAARTALDGYAPPLHRCELVRTLDGVEYLNDSKATNLHALESALRSQTRPVVLIAGGKEKGLDYAPVVPLLGKKAVAAVTYGQIAAPLAAIFSSAVPVEQVTTLTEAVEAARKLAPRGGTILLSPGTSSFDQFSGYEQRGDVFRELVLNLR; encoded by the coding sequence ATGACCCTGTCTGGAAAATCCGTCGTCGTTCTCGGTGCCGGCCGTAGTGGCCGCGCTGCTGCCGCGCTCGCCCTGCGCGAGGGTGCGGAAGTCCACGTCCACGACGCCGCCTTCTCGATCGAAGGCATGCCTGCCGGCGTGCACGTTCATCCCGGTGCCTCGGTGGAAAAGGGCGGCGCGGTGAAGTGCGAACTGCTCGTCATCAGCCCGGGCATCGACACCTACGGCCCGCTCGTCGCCGCCTACTCGGCTGGCGCTGCCGAGACGATCGGCGAGACCGAATTCGGCTACCGCTACTACGAAGGTCGTATCATCGGTATCACCGGTACCAATGGCAAGACGACCACCACCGAGCTGGTCGAGCGTATCCTCAAGGCCGGCGGCTACGATGCCGCGCCCTGTGGCAACTACGGCCACCCACTGTGCGAGATCGTGCTGCGCGAGCCGATGCCGAATGCTGTGTCGCTCGAGCTCAGCTCGTTCCAGCTCGAAACGATCCACGACTTCCGCCCGGACGTTTCGATCTGGCTGAATTTCGCGCCTGATCACATGGACCGCTATCCGACGGTCCAAGCTTACTTCGATGCGAAGTTCCGCATCTTCATGAATCAAAACGCGGACGACACGGCCATCGTCCGCACCGGTGAGAACCTGCCGGGCATCAAGCCAAAGGTAGTCACCTTCTCCACCGAGGATCCGCAGGCCGACTGGTTCTCCGATGGTCGTCGTATTTCTCGCCGCGGGGTGGAAGTGCTCGATCTGGAGGTGAGCACCCGCATGCGCGGCCTGCACAATGCGGAGAACGCGATGGCCGCCATCGCCGCCTGCGAGGCGATCGGCATCTCGCTCGAAGCCGCGCGCACCGCGCTCGATGGCTATGCTCCACCGCTGCATCGTTGCGAACTGGTGCGCACGCTCGATGGCGTCGAATATCTCAACGATTCCAAGGCTACCAACTTGCATGCGTTGGAAAGCGCGCTACGATCGCAAACGCGTCCGGTGGTCCTCATCGCCGGCGGGAAGGAAAAGGGCCTCGACTACGCACCGGTGGTGCCGCTGTTAGGTAAGAAGGCGGTGGCTGCCGTGACCTACGGCCAGATCGCCGCACCGCTTGCTGCCATTTTCTCTTCCGCCGTCCCGGTGGAGCAGGTGACCACGCTGACCGAGGCGGTGGAAGCCGCCCGCAAGCTCGCCCCGCGTGGGGGCACCATCCTGCTTTCCCCCGGCACATCCTCATTCGATCAATTCTCCGGCTATGAGCAGCGCGGGGATGTCTTTCGTGAACTTGTTCTCAACCTTCGCTGA
- a CDS encoding UDP-N-acetylmuramoyl-tripeptide--D-alanyl-D-alanine ligase — MTPIDASTLALHAGGVIAAGRGDVLATSASTDTRTIPAGSVFFALRGERFDANDFACQAMAAGASIVVVERWGGECPENAAVIRVPDSLAALQRFAAWYRRQRELPVVGITGSNGKTSTKDFTTAVLGRAFNVCATRGNLNNHIGVPLSVLSLEESHGAAVFEMGMNHPGEIAPLCEIARPTLGIITNIGTAHIEYMGSRDSIAEEKGALARSLPEDGALFVPAGCDFHDYFKRRTKARVIAVGNGRGVIRAENLVTSESGSSFTLEIDGKPAAEVDLPVAGRHMVTNALLAAGAGWFLGIAPEEIAAGLSNTTLTSGRLRRFTSGGVVIFDDTYNANPESMAAAIDTLAETPVRNGTGRRIAVLGRMGELGSHGPEAHLKVGRLAAGRGLTVVTVGPGSEGIAEGAGNAEHFSDQAEAAAWLARHATAGDVVLFKASRSAAMERVMQQAFPTQD, encoded by the coding sequence ATGACTCCCATTGACGCAAGCACCCTGGCCCTGCATGCCGGTGGCGTGATCGCCGCCGGACGCGGCGACGTGCTTGCGACGTCCGCTTCCACGGACACCCGCACGATTCCCGCGGGTTCGGTCTTCTTTGCCCTGCGTGGCGAGCGCTTCGATGCAAACGACTTCGCCTGCCAGGCGATGGCAGCCGGTGCTTCCATCGTCGTGGTCGAGCGTTGGGGAGGGGAGTGCCCGGAGAACGCGGCCGTGATCCGCGTGCCGGACAGCCTCGCAGCACTCCAGCGTTTCGCCGCCTGGTATCGCCGCCAGCGCGAGCTTCCGGTGGTCGGCATCACGGGGTCGAATGGCAAGACCAGCACCAAGGATTTCACCACCGCCGTACTGGGCCGCGCTTTCAATGTCTGCGCCACCCGCGGCAACCTGAACAATCACATCGGCGTGCCGCTCAGCGTGCTTTCGTTGGAGGAAAGCCACGGTGCGGCGGTCTTCGAGATGGGGATGAATCATCCCGGCGAGATTGCGCCGCTGTGTGAGATCGCGCGGCCGACCCTGGGGATCATCACCAACATCGGCACCGCCCACATCGAGTATATGGGCAGCCGAGACTCGATCGCGGAAGAAAAGGGTGCGCTCGCCCGCAGCTTGCCGGAAGACGGTGCGCTGTTCGTGCCCGCCGGCTGCGATTTCCACGACTACTTCAAACGTCGTACCAAGGCGCGTGTCATCGCGGTGGGCAACGGCCGCGGAGTGATCCGTGCGGAGAATCTCGTCACTTCGGAAAGCGGCTCGAGCTTCACGCTGGAGATCGATGGCAAGCCTGCCGCCGAAGTGGATCTGCCGGTCGCCGGTCGCCACATGGTCACGAATGCGTTGCTTGCCGCGGGTGCCGGATGGTTTCTCGGCATCGCGCCGGAAGAGATTGCCGCGGGGCTTTCCAATACCACGCTCACCAGCGGCCGGCTGCGTCGCTTCACCAGCGGTGGTGTGGTGATCTTCGACGATACCTACAACGCCAATCCCGAGTCGATGGCTGCGGCGATCGACACCCTTGCCGAAACGCCGGTGCGCAATGGCACTGGCAGGCGCATTGCGGTGCTCGGTCGCATGGGCGAACTCGGTAGCCACGGTCCGGAGGCCCATCTCAAGGTCGGTCGTCTGGCGGCCGGGCGCGGGCTCACCGTGGTGACCGTCGGCCCCGGCTCCGAAGGCATCGCCGAAGGCGCGGGCAACGCCGAACATTTTTCCGATCAAGCCGAAGCCGCTGCGTGGCTCGCCCGTCATGCGACTGCCGGCGATGTCGTCCTTTTCAAAGCCAGCCGCAGCGCCGCGATGGAGCGGGTGATGCAGCAGGCCTTTCCGACCCAAGACTAA
- a CDS encoding VOC family protein: protein MSTTPQGYHSVTPSLTVRDGAAALDFYVRAFGAVEVFRMPEPSGKIMHAEFTIGDSRIMISDEYPDYGAIAPELGKGGSFMIYVTDVDAAFEQAVAAGATAVQPPTDMFWGDRSGKLNDPFGYRWTLASHVRDVSQEDMEAAAKTWAEGNNE, encoded by the coding sequence ATGAGTACCACTCCCCAGGGCTACCACTCCGTCACCCCATCCCTCACCGTCCGCGATGGCGCGGCAGCGCTGGATTTCTACGTCCGTGCCTTTGGCGCAGTGGAGGTCTTCCGCATGCCGGAGCCCTCCGGCAAAATCATGCATGCCGAGTTCACCATCGGCGATTCGCGGATCATGATCTCCGACGAATACCCCGACTACGGCGCGATCGCTCCGGAACTTGGAAAGGGCGGCTCCTTCATGATCTACGTGACCGACGTCGATGCCGCATTCGAGCAAGCCGTCGCCGCCGGTGCCACGGCGGTGCAACCACCGACCGACATGTTCTGGGGCGACCGCAGCGGCAAGTTGAACGATCCCTTCGGCTACCGCTGGACCCTCGCCAGCCACGTCCGAGATGTGTCACAAGAGGACATGGAAGCCGCGGCGAAGACGTGGGCAGAAGGGAACAACGAGTGA
- a CDS encoding LysM peptidoglycan-binding domain-containing protein: MKFSDLSVKRRPAKKPAFRKLFANVRRKQQNVAVAAPMPEEGDVPNLGIARALVVILIIHVVAIAGIFAHSKWFEKDATVAKNAMVIEPATPLRDAGEPLPKIDKSDEPYQPKAGETYASIARDKGVSEQLLREANNNVEIRPSRILRIPPQTIEALEPEELVRARSGSVPLETADAGPNEEAAPAPTPVPMDDIRNAPMVETAAATNGTVFKPRVNRGAGTQTVSTPATQQNLPASNRKYTVKSGDTFWKIAQAHKTTPDVVMKTNGISDPRKLKPGMQLMVP; the protein is encoded by the coding sequence ATGAAATTCTCCGATCTTTCCGTGAAGCGCCGTCCGGCAAAGAAGCCGGCCTTCCGCAAGCTTTTCGCCAACGTCCGCCGCAAGCAGCAGAACGTCGCCGTCGCTGCGCCGATGCCGGAAGAAGGTGACGTGCCGAACCTTGGCATCGCCCGTGCACTGGTGGTCATCCTGATCATCCACGTCGTCGCCATCGCCGGTATCTTCGCCCACAGCAAGTGGTTTGAGAAGGACGCCACCGTTGCCAAGAACGCGATGGTCATCGAGCCGGCCACCCCATTGCGCGATGCGGGCGAGCCGCTGCCGAAGATCGACAAGAGCGACGAGCCGTATCAGCCGAAGGCTGGCGAAACGTATGCCTCGATCGCCCGCGACAAGGGGGTGAGCGAGCAGTTGCTGCGCGAGGCGAACAACAACGTCGAAATCCGCCCGAGCCGCATCCTTCGCATCCCGCCGCAGACGATCGAGGCGTTGGAGCCGGAGGAACTCGTCCGCGCCCGTAGTGGCAGCGTGCCGCTTGAGACCGCCGATGCCGGGCCGAACGAGGAAGCCGCACCGGCACCGACTCCCGTCCCAATGGATGACATCCGCAACGCACCGATGGTTGAGACCGCCGCCGCGACCAACGGCACGGTCTTCAAGCCGCGCGTCAATCGCGGAGCCGGCACGCAAACGGTCTCCACGCCGGCCACGCAGCAGAACCTGCCCGCCTCCAATCGCAAGTACACCGTCAAGTCTGGCGATACCTTCTGGAAGATCGCCCAAGCTCATAAGACCACCCCGGATGTGGTCATGAAGACCAACGGCATTTCCGACCCGCGCAAGCTCAAGCCCGGCATGCAACTGATGGTCCCGTAG
- a CDS encoding UDP-N-acetylmuramoyl-L-alanyl-D-glutamate--2,6-diaminopimelate ligase, which produces MILRDLIAHLDRPLHAGPLDADIHAVTADSRLVEPGVVFVAVRGESRDGRSYIPTAIEKGAAAIISDTAPESDHPAEIPYIQTSDTRHALAAFARVLAGEPSKKLRLAGVTGTNGKTTTAFLMHHLMKRVWHRAGLISTVVVDDGEETKPANFTTPGPVELNGLLARMVDHGCRGAAMEVSSHGIDQKRVDGIAYDAAIFTNLTQDHLDYHGTLDAYAATKFSWFETLAANPLGKKPVAVVNFDDGYGEKLVTLLGDRMPLIRYGFNVHCDFRANNFKQSARGMEFELTAKGKSYLVRTPLIGRFNVYNILSALAAASAMKINLRDAVSAIAEAPQVPGRMEHCGTKDGVSVFVDYAHTPDAVTNACRTLKELNPNRLITVFGCGGDRDKTKRPLMAKAAAEYSDACIITSDNPRSEDPEAILKEIEAGMGGARYKTVVDRAEAIRIAIHAAGQGDIVLIAGKGHETYQQFADRTIDFDDRREARRALAERPEPPPRKR; this is translated from the coding sequence GTGATTTTACGCGATCTCATCGCCCATCTTGACCGGCCGTTGCACGCCGGCCCCCTCGACGCCGACATCCATGCGGTGACTGCTGATTCGCGCCTTGTCGAACCGGGCGTCGTCTTCGTCGCTGTCCGCGGTGAAAGCCGCGATGGCCGCAGCTACATTCCGACGGCGATCGAGAAGGGGGCCGCGGCGATCATTTCCGATACCGCGCCCGAGTCCGATCATCCGGCGGAGATCCCTTACATCCAGACCAGCGACACGCGCCACGCGCTGGCGGCGTTTGCCCGGGTGCTGGCAGGCGAACCTTCTAAGAAGCTGCGGCTGGCCGGTGTCACTGGCACCAATGGCAAGACCACCACGGCATTCCTGATGCATCACCTGATGAAGCGTGTCTGGCATCGCGCCGGCTTGATCAGCACGGTGGTCGTCGATGACGGCGAGGAGACGAAGCCGGCGAACTTCACCACGCCGGGTCCGGTCGAACTCAATGGCCTGCTTGCCCGCATGGTCGATCACGGCTGCCGCGGTGCGGCGATGGAAGTGTCCTCGCACGGGATCGACCAGAAGCGAGTGGATGGCATTGCCTACGATGCCGCGATCTTCACGAATCTCACCCAGGACCACCTCGACTACCACGGCACGCTCGACGCGTATGCCGCGACCAAGTTCTCGTGGTTCGAGACGCTGGCAGCCAATCCGCTGGGCAAGAAGCCGGTGGCGGTGGTCAATTTCGACGACGGCTACGGCGAGAAGCTGGTGACGCTGTTAGGCGACCGGATGCCGCTGATCCGCTATGGCTTCAATGTTCACTGCGATTTCCGCGCAAACAACTTCAAGCAGAGCGCCCGCGGCATGGAGTTCGAGCTGACGGCGAAAGGGAAGTCGTATCTCGTGCGTACCCCGCTCATCGGCCGCTTCAACGTTTACAACATCCTTTCCGCGCTCGCCGCTGCAAGCGCGATGAAGATCAACCTGCGCGACGCCGTGTCCGCCATCGCCGAGGCACCCCAGGTGCCCGGTCGCATGGAGCATTGTGGCACCAAGGACGGCGTCAGCGTCTTCGTCGACTACGCCCACACGCCGGATGCAGTGACGAATGCCTGCCGCACGCTCAAGGAGCTGAATCCTAACAGGCTCATCACCGTCTTCGGCTGCGGCGGAGATCGCGACAAGACCAAGCGCCCGCTGATGGCGAAGGCTGCCGCGGAATACAGCGACGCGTGCATCATCACCTCCGATAACCCTCGTAGCGAAGATCCCGAGGCCATCCTCAAGGAGATCGAGGCCGGCATGGGCGGCGCCCGCTACAAAACGGTGGTGGATCGCGCCGAGGCGATCCGCATTGCCATCCATGCCGCCGGCCAAGGCGATATCGTGCTGATCGCCGGCAAGGGCCACGAGACCTACCAGCAGTTCGCCGACCGCACGATCGACTTCGATGACCGCCGCGAAGCGCGCCGCGCTCTTGCCGAGCGCCCCGAGCCACCTCCCCGCAAGCGATGA
- a CDS encoding peptidoglycan D,D-transpeptidase FtsI family protein, protein MTGLSLLSVRLIQIQVWDRKHYANKARQTFERREVLAGLRGTIVDRNEEVLAKSMPVASVFVDLQHLTDPLLISYPLAYERASVEPGWEQLSPQDRKSRILAERGVILKEAEDMPAGTLVEKGIAQAVSLLARPLGMKREDMRAEIKKAIARKSMEFCLIKDRPADDIERVREIIAKHWLEGFFLRESFKRWYTSPDLATHVIGYTGEIEEADAKGGKIFRQIGKFGIEAALEEYLAGCDGWQEHRRAPNGARIPGDSSSLKPPRAGLNVELTLDMGIQAIVEEELDAGLAEWESQRGCIIVMDPKTGEILGMASRPHFNLNQLKDLDKGAANFALQAIYEPGSTIKIVPSSAALNERLVTPQTSIFCHNGLYQMGKVKVPDHHPYGYLSVEGVLQKSSNIGAYKLGLQLGTTRYYSYMEKFGFGQKSGILLSGESRGMVRNSGNAVDFSRATYGYSLAVTPLQVASAYCAVASDGKLRKPHIVKSVIANDGTVVERYEPEVVNEVIRPEVARAMRGALEKVVDIKGTALLAKVPGYSAAGKTGTALRIKDGRYQPGHYTVSFAGMLPAKDPAFVCVVVIDDPLTTKVSRYGGTIAAPIFSKVGARLAAHMNLTPDQPVEEKDKDKLAGTQEP, encoded by the coding sequence GTGACCGGGCTCAGTTTGCTTTCGGTGCGGCTGATCCAGATTCAGGTCTGGGATCGCAAGCACTACGCGAACAAGGCGCGGCAGACGTTCGAGCGGCGCGAGGTCCTGGCGGGCCTGCGCGGCACGATCGTGGACCGCAATGAAGAGGTGCTCGCCAAGAGCATGCCGGTGGCTTCGGTCTTCGTGGACCTGCAGCACCTGACGGATCCGCTGTTGATCTCCTATCCGCTGGCCTATGAGCGGGCCAGCGTGGAGCCGGGGTGGGAGCAGCTTTCGCCGCAGGATCGCAAGAGCCGCATCCTCGCCGAGCGCGGTGTGATCCTGAAGGAAGCCGAGGACATGCCGGCTGGCACCTTGGTGGAAAAGGGGATCGCCCAGGCGGTCAGCTTGCTCGCGCGGCCGCTCGGCATGAAGCGCGAGGACATGCGCGCCGAGATCAAGAAGGCCATCGCCCGCAAGTCGATGGAGTTCTGCCTGATCAAGGATCGCCCGGCGGACGACATCGAGCGCGTCCGTGAGATCATCGCCAAGCACTGGCTGGAAGGCTTCTTCCTGCGCGAGTCGTTCAAGCGTTGGTATACCTCCCCGGATCTCGCGACCCACGTCATCGGCTACACCGGTGAGATCGAGGAAGCCGACGCGAAGGGCGGGAAGATTTTCAGGCAGATCGGCAAGTTCGGCATCGAGGCCGCGCTTGAGGAGTACCTTGCCGGTTGCGATGGCTGGCAGGAGCACCGACGCGCGCCGAATGGTGCCCGTATCCCCGGTGATTCCAGCAGCCTCAAGCCACCTCGTGCCGGTCTCAATGTCGAACTGACGCTCGACATGGGCATCCAGGCCATCGTCGAGGAGGAGCTTGATGCCGGCCTCGCCGAGTGGGAAAGCCAGCGCGGCTGCATCATCGTAATGGACCCCAAGACCGGGGAAATCCTCGGGATGGCGAGCCGTCCGCACTTCAATCTCAACCAGCTCAAGGACCTCGACAAGGGAGCGGCGAATTTCGCCCTCCAGGCGATCTACGAGCCGGGTAGTACGATCAAGATTGTACCTTCTTCCGCCGCGCTCAATGAGCGACTGGTGACCCCGCAGACCTCGATCTTCTGCCACAACGGCCTCTATCAGATGGGCAAGGTGAAGGTGCCCGATCACCATCCCTACGGCTATCTGAGCGTCGAGGGCGTGCTGCAGAAATCCAGCAACATCGGCGCCTACAAGTTGGGCCTGCAGCTCGGCACCACCCGCTACTACAGCTACATGGAGAAATTCGGCTTCGGCCAGAAGAGCGGGATCCTGCTCAGTGGCGAGAGCCGCGGGATGGTCCGCAACTCCGGCAATGCCGTCGATTTCTCCCGTGCCACGTATGGCTACTCGCTGGCGGTGACGCCGCTTCAGGTGGCCTCGGCCTACTGTGCCGTGGCGAGCGATGGCAAGCTGCGCAAGCCGCACATCGTGAAGTCGGTCATCGCGAACGACGGCACCGTGGTCGAGCGCTACGAGCCCGAGGTGGTGAACGAGGTGATCCGGCCCGAGGTCGCCCGCGCGATGCGCGGCGCGCTCGAGAAGGTCGTCGATATCAAGGGCACCGCCTTGCTGGCCAAGGTCCCCGGCTACAGCGCCGCTGGCAAGACCGGCACCGCTCTGCGGATCAAGGACGGCCGCTATCAGCCTGGCCACTACACCGTCTCCTTCGCCGGCATGCTGCCTGCCAAGGATCCCGCCTTTGTTTGCGTGGTGGTGATTGACGATCCGCTCACCACCAAGGTCTCCCGCTACGGTGGCACCATTGCCGCACCGATTTTCTCCAAGGTCGGTGCCCGACTCGCCGCCCACATGAATCTCACCCCCGACCAGCCGGTGGAGGAGAAAGACAAGGACAAGCTCGCCGGAACCCAAGAACCGTGA